A region from the Prevotella melaninogenica genome encodes:
- the ung gene encoding uracil-DNA glycosylase codes for MEWILEESWREKLKDELDKPYYRELMEKVQEEYKNETCYPPKDKIFNALNLCPFDKVKVVIMGQDPYFHSGQAMGLSFSVPEGIHLPPSLQTLYRALGISLDASDKPLGDLTRWVEQGVLLLNTTLTVRKDKPNSHRKYKWWRFTDAVIRALDAEREHIVFILWGRIAQRKERLVHVENDRHMVLKAIHPSPLAVRRKGEWDGKEHFTCCNKYLNEHGIAPIDWMVVSEQVDE; via the coding sequence TTTTAGAAGAATCGTGGCGTGAAAAGCTGAAGGATGAACTGGATAAACCCTATTACAGGGAATTGATGGAAAAGGTGCAAGAGGAGTATAAGAATGAGACTTGCTATCCGCCAAAAGATAAGATTTTCAATGCCCTAAATCTTTGCCCTTTTGATAAGGTAAAGGTTGTTATTATGGGGCAGGACCCTTATTTCCATTCAGGTCAGGCTATGGGGCTGAGCTTTTCCGTGCCTGAAGGCATACATCTTCCGCCTTCGTTGCAGACTCTATATAGGGCACTCGGGATTAGTCTTGATGCCTCTGATAAGCCTTTGGGAGATCTTACGCGTTGGGTTGAGCAAGGAGTATTGTTGTTGAATACGACATTGACTGTGCGTAAGGATAAACCTAACAGCCATCGGAAATACAAGTGGTGGCGTTTTACAGATGCTGTTATCAGGGCATTGGATGCTGAGCGTGAGCATATCGTCTTTATCTTATGGGGACGTATAGCACAGCGTAAGGAACGATTGGTTCACGTAGAAAATGACAGGCACATGGTATTGAAGGCGATACACCCTTCCCCTTTGGCTGTCCGCCGCAAAGGAGAATGGGATGGAAAAGAACATTTCACGTGCTGCAACAAGTATTTAAATGAGCATGGAATTGCACCTATCGACTGGATGGTTGTGAGTGAACAAGTTGACGAGTGA
- a CDS encoding DUF3109 family protein produces MGNTYDHIFMVGDVLVSPDIINVKFCCDLDKCHGQCCIEGDAGAPVTLDETMEIENVLDTVWGDLSASGQAVIDKQGVAYTDEEGELVTSIVGGKDCVFTCYENGCCLCALERSYRNGKTGFVKPISCSLYPIRVKDFGNGTCGINYHRWRICADARKKGEELNFPLYKFLKEPLTRRFGKEWYDELCEVADQLLG; encoded by the coding sequence ATGGGTAATACTTATGATCATATTTTCATGGTTGGAGATGTGCTTGTCTCACCAGATATAATTAATGTAAAGTTTTGCTGCGACCTTGATAAGTGTCATGGTCAATGCTGTATTGAGGGAGATGCTGGTGCACCCGTGACATTGGACGAGACGATGGAGATAGAGAATGTTCTCGATACTGTTTGGGGTGATTTGTCGGCCTCTGGACAAGCCGTTATCGACAAGCAGGGCGTTGCTTATACCGATGAAGAAGGTGAATTGGTGACGAGTATCGTTGGCGGTAAGGACTGTGTCTTCACTTGTTATGAGAACGGATGTTGTCTTTGTGCATTGGAACGTTCCTATCGCAATGGTAAGACTGGTTTTGTAAAGCCTATCTCGTGTTCGTTGTATCCAATTCGTGTGAAAGACTTTGGGAATGGCACTTGTGGTATCAATTATCATCGCTGGCGCATCTGTGCTGATGCACGAAAAAAAGGAGAAGAACTAAATTTTCCCCTTTATAAGTTTTTGAAGGAACCCCTTACGCGTAGATTTGGTAAGGAGTGGTATGATGAGTTGTGCGAAGTAGCTGACCAGTTGTTGGGGTGA
- a CDS encoding helix-turn-helix domain-containing protein: protein MNKKIRLLEVNVAQAKVVYPEGKYIDNDLILFEDITKVPLPNSPSRMKSLFLALCTSGNAQYTVDTKMHEVSAGDVIIISEEQVVADYMLSRDCKGIALIMSYDFFQNIVSGVHELSALFLFARTHPVFHLDDNQAKALEKDIEHIKEKIIDIGHRFRRELVMTMLKALIIDMSNIIYRFQQVGDEAQTRAEVIFRDFIQTVEKNYRTERRVSWYAQQLCITSKYLSETVRTVSRRTPSDWIDSYVTRELRVMLRNSTMSIKQIADELNFANQSFMGKYFKEHVGMSPSKFRKS from the coding sequence ATGAACAAAAAGATAAGACTCCTTGAAGTTAATGTAGCCCAAGCAAAGGTCGTATATCCTGAAGGAAAATACATAGACAACGACCTTATTCTCTTCGAGGATATCACGAAAGTACCACTTCCAAACAGCCCTTCTCGCATGAAGTCGCTCTTCCTTGCGCTCTGTACCAGCGGCAATGCACAATATACCGTTGACACAAAGATGCACGAGGTAAGTGCAGGGGATGTCATTATCATCAGCGAAGAACAAGTTGTTGCCGATTATATGCTTTCACGTGACTGCAAAGGTATTGCGCTCATCATGTCGTATGATTTCTTTCAGAACATCGTAAGCGGAGTTCACGAGCTTTCTGCTCTCTTCCTTTTTGCTCGTACACATCCAGTCTTCCATCTTGATGACAATCAGGCTAAGGCCTTAGAAAAAGATATAGAACATATCAAAGAGAAGATTATTGATATTGGGCACCGCTTCCGTCGTGAGTTGGTGATGACGATGTTAAAGGCACTAATCATCGATATGAGTAATATCATCTATCGCTTCCAACAAGTAGGAGATGAAGCACAGACACGTGCTGAGGTCATCTTCCGCGACTTCATACAAACTGTGGAGAAGAACTATCGAACGGAACGACGTGTTAGTTGGTATGCACAACAACTGTGTATCACATCAAAATATCTCTCTGAGACAGTGCGTACAGTCAGCAGACGTACACCAAGCGACTGGATTGACTCCTACGTTACACGTGAGTTGCGTGTCATGCTAAGAAATAGTACGATGAGTATCAAACAGATTGCTGACGAACTAAACTTCGCTAATCAGAGCTTTATGGGTAAATACTTTAAGGAACATGTGGGTATGAGTCCCTCGAAGTTTAGGAAAAGCTAA
- the gyrB gene encoding DNA topoisomerase (ATP-hydrolyzing) subunit B → MAENPENENNYSASNIQVLEGLEAVRKRPAMYIGDISEKGLHHLINETVDNSIDEAMAGYCQNIEVTINEDNSITVEDDGRGIPVDMHEKLHKSALEVVMTVLHAGGKFDKGSYKVSGGLHGVGVSCVNALSSHMKSQVFRNGKIYQQEYEKGKPLYPVKVVGETDKTGTRQQFWPDPEIFTTTVFQWAIVARRMRELAYLNAGIKITLSDLRPDPETGKTHTEVFHAKDGLKEFVRYVDRHRQHLFDDVIYLKTEKQNIPIEVAVMYNTDYTENIHSYVNNINTIEGGTHLQGFRAALTRTLKTYADNDPQISKQLEKAKIEIAGEDFREGLTAVISIKVAEPQFEGQTKTKLGNSEVSGAVQQAVGEALTDYLEEHPNEAKMICNKVILAATARVAARKARESVQRKNVMSGGGLPGKLADCSNKDPKDCEIFLVEGDSAGGSAKQGRDRYTQAILPLRGKILNVEKVQRHRVFEAESVMNIIQSIGVRFGVEDEGDFEANTDKLRYDKIIIMTDADVDGSHIDTLIMTLFYRYMPKVIEQGHLYIATPPLYKCTYKKISEYCYTEQQRQAFIDKYANGIEDAKAIHTQRYKGLGEMNPEQLWETTMDPKTRLLKQVTIENAADADEIFSMLMGDDVEPRREFIEKNATYANIDA, encoded by the coding sequence ATGGCAGAAAATCCAGAAAACGAGAATAATTACTCCGCCAGTAACATTCAGGTCTTAGAAGGCTTGGAGGCAGTACGTAAGCGTCCTGCTATGTACATTGGTGACATCAGTGAAAAGGGACTTCACCACTTGATTAACGAGACCGTCGACAACTCTATCGACGAAGCAATGGCTGGCTACTGTCAGAACATTGAAGTTACAATCAACGAGGACAACTCCATCACCGTTGAGGATGATGGTCGTGGTATCCCTGTTGACATGCACGAGAAGCTCCACAAGAGTGCCCTTGAGGTTGTTATGACCGTTCTCCACGCTGGTGGTAAGTTCGACAAGGGTTCGTATAAAGTCAGCGGTGGTCTGCACGGTGTGGGTGTAAGTTGTGTAAATGCACTTTCATCACACATGAAGTCACAGGTGTTCCGTAATGGTAAAATCTACCAGCAGGAATATGAGAAGGGTAAACCTCTCTACCCTGTAAAGGTTGTTGGTGAGACAGATAAAACTGGTACACGTCAGCAATTCTGGCCAGACCCAGAGATCTTTACTACAACAGTTTTCCAATGGGCAATCGTAGCACGTCGTATGCGCGAGTTGGCTTATCTGAATGCTGGTATTAAGATTACGCTTTCTGACCTTCGCCCAGACCCTGAAACAGGTAAGACACATACTGAGGTTTTCCACGCTAAGGATGGTTTGAAGGAGTTCGTTCGTTACGTTGACCGCCATCGTCAGCATCTCTTCGATGATGTTATCTACCTCAAGACTGAGAAACAGAATATTCCTATCGAAGTGGCTGTGATGTACAACACTGATTATACAGAGAACATCCACTCATACGTTAACAATATCAACACTATCGAGGGTGGTACTCACTTGCAAGGATTCCGTGCTGCATTGACTCGTACATTGAAGACATACGCTGACAATGACCCACAGATCTCTAAGCAGTTGGAGAAAGCTAAGATTGAGATTGCTGGTGAAGACTTCCGCGAAGGCTTGACAGCTGTCATCTCAATCAAGGTAGCAGAGCCACAGTTTGAGGGTCAGACAAAGACGAAATTGGGTAACAGCGAGGTTTCTGGTGCCGTACAGCAGGCTGTTGGTGAGGCGCTGACAGATTATCTCGAGGAACATCCTAACGAGGCCAAGATGATCTGTAACAAGGTTATTCTTGCTGCTACAGCTCGTGTTGCAGCTCGTAAGGCACGTGAAAGCGTACAGCGTAAGAACGTGATGAGTGGCGGTGGTTTGCCCGGCAAGCTGGCTGACTGTTCTAACAAGGACCCTAAGGACTGCGAAATCTTCCTCGTCGAGGGTGATTCAGCGGGTGGTTCAGCTAAGCAGGGACGTGACCGTTATACACAGGCTATTCTTCCTCTCCGTGGTAAGATTCTGAACGTAGAGAAGGTACAACGCCATCGTGTATTCGAGGCAGAGTCTGTTATGAATATCATTCAGTCTATCGGTGTACGCTTCGGTGTGGAAGATGAAGGCGACTTTGAGGCAAACACGGATAAACTTCGTTATGACAAGATTATCATCATGACCGATGCCGATGTTGATGGTTCTCACATCGACACACTGATTATGACACTCTTCTATCGTTACATGCCGAAGGTTATCGAGCAGGGACATCTATATATCGCTACACCTCCACTCTACAAGTGTACTTACAAGAAGATTAGCGAGTACTGTTACACTGAGCAGCAGCGCCAAGCTTTTATCGACAAGTATGCAAATGGTATCGAAGATGCTAAGGCTATCCATACACAGCGTTACAAAGGTCTTGGTGAGATGAACCCAGAGCAGCTTTGGGAAACGACTATGGATCCTAAGACACGACTCTTGAAACAGGTAACTATCGAGAATGCTGCTGATGCTGATGAGATTTTCTCTATGCTGATGGGCGACGATGTTGAGCCTCGCCGTGAGTTCATCGAGAAGAATGCAACCTACGCTAACATTGATGCATAA
- the rpsT gene encoding 30S ribosomal protein S20: protein MANHKSSLKRIRQDKVRTLHNRYYAKTMRNAVRKLRSMTDKEEAVKLYPVVQKMLDKLAKTNVIHQNKAANLKSALCKHIAALG, encoded by the coding sequence ATGGCAAATCACAAATCATCATTGAAGAGAATCCGTCAGGACAAGGTTAGAACCTTGCACAACAGATATTATGCTAAGACTATGCGTAACGCTGTTCGCAAGTTGCGTAGCATGACGGATAAGGAAGAGGCTGTTAAGCTCTATCCTGTTGTACAGAAGATGTTGGACAAGTTGGCTAAGACCAACGTTATCCACCAGAACAAGGCAGCTAACTTGAAGTCTGCTCTCTGCAAGCACATAGCGGCTTTGGGATAA
- the recO gene encoding DNA repair protein RecO → MILKSKAIVLRSLKFGDSSLIIDMFTELEGRISFITRIPKTAKGKIKKQYFQPLTLLDLEFDYRPQTSLQRIKDVRILRPYGSIPFEPVKSAILLFLSEFLYYVTRGEQQNVHLYNYVSASMEWLDEAERGYANFHLVFMMRLSRFIGFFPNLDAYQEGACFDLRNATFTERVPLHSDYLLPTDAAGINTLIRMDYENMHLFRLSRNDRNRISDIVLHYYRIHVPDMPELKSFHVLRELFS, encoded by the coding sequence ATGATTTTAAAGTCAAAAGCAATTGTATTGCGTTCTCTGAAGTTTGGTGACTCATCGCTAATAATTGATATGTTTACCGAATTGGAGGGTCGTATTTCTTTTATAACGCGCATTCCTAAGACGGCGAAAGGGAAGATCAAGAAGCAGTATTTTCAACCACTGACCTTGCTCGACCTTGAATTCGACTATCGTCCGCAAACTTCTTTGCAGCGTATAAAGGATGTACGTATCCTTCGTCCTTATGGCTCTATACCATTCGAACCAGTGAAATCGGCTATCCTTCTCTTCCTTTCTGAGTTCCTTTATTATGTTACGCGTGGTGAGCAACAGAATGTTCACCTATATAATTATGTAAGCGCAAGTATGGAATGGTTGGACGAGGCTGAGCGTGGCTATGCCAACTTTCATCTTGTCTTTATGATGCGCCTAAGTCGTTTCATTGGTTTCTTCCCTAATCTTGATGCTTATCAGGAGGGTGCTTGCTTTGATCTTCGCAATGCAACCTTTACTGAGCGTGTGCCCCTTCATTCTGATTATTTGTTACCAACAGATGCTGCGGGGATAAACACACTTATTCGTATGGACTATGAAAATATGCATCTCTTCCGTCTTTCTCGCAACGATCGTAACCGAATCTCTGATATCGTATTGCATTACTATCGCATTCATGTACCTGATATGCCTGAATTGAAGAGTTTTCATGTGCTGCGTGAGTTGTTTAGTTAA
- a CDS encoding YeiH family protein, which yields MKLTEQRSSMLHGVLLITLFACAAFYIGDMGWVKALSLSPMVVGIILGMLYANSLRNNLPETWVPGIAFCAKRVLRFGIILYGFRLTFQDVVAVGFPAIVVDAIIVCGTILLGVLVGRLLKMDRSIALLTACGSGICGAAAVLGVDGAIRPKPYKTAVAVATVVIFGTLSMFLYPILYRAGVFDLRPDAMGIYAGSTIHEVAHVVGAGNAMGAAVSNSAIIVKMIRVMMLVPVLLVIAFFVAKDVAGREQEAGKSSKINIPWFAILFLLVIGFNSLNLLPKDFVDIINTFDTFLLTMAMSALGAETSIDKFKKAGFKPFLLAAILWCWLIAGGYCLAKYLVPMLGVGC from the coding sequence ATGAAGTTAACAGAACAGCGTAGTAGTATGCTTCATGGTGTACTGCTGATTACTTTGTTTGCTTGTGCAGCATTCTATATCGGTGATATGGGATGGGTGAAAGCACTTTCGTTGAGTCCGATGGTCGTTGGTATCATCTTGGGTATGCTTTATGCCAATAGCCTTCGCAATAATCTTCCTGAAACGTGGGTGCCGGGTATTGCCTTTTGTGCGAAACGTGTGTTGCGCTTTGGTATTATCCTTTATGGCTTTCGTCTGACCTTTCAAGACGTGGTGGCTGTGGGTTTCCCTGCAATAGTTGTGGATGCAATTATCGTATGCGGAACGATACTATTAGGTGTTTTGGTGGGGAGACTCTTGAAGATGGATCGTAGCATAGCACTTTTGACGGCTTGTGGAAGTGGTATCTGTGGAGCTGCAGCGGTGTTAGGTGTCGACGGAGCTATTCGTCCGAAGCCTTATAAGACTGCCGTGGCTGTGGCAACAGTGGTAATCTTTGGCACACTATCAATGTTCCTTTATCCTATTCTTTATCGGGCTGGAGTCTTTGACTTGAGACCAGACGCTATGGGAATCTATGCGGGTTCAACGATTCACGAGGTGGCTCATGTTGTCGGTGCAGGTAATGCAATGGGGGCGGCAGTTAGCAATTCTGCGATTATCGTTAAGATGATTCGTGTAATGATGTTAGTACCAGTCTTATTGGTTATCGCTTTCTTTGTGGCAAAGGATGTTGCTGGACGAGAGCAAGAAGCAGGTAAAAGTAGTAAAATAAACATTCCTTGGTTTGCTATTCTCTTCCTTCTTGTCATCGGTTTCAACTCCTTGAACTTACTTCCAAAGGATTTTGTAGACATTATCAATACCTTTGATACTTTCCTTCTAACAATGGCAATGTCAGCCTTAGGTGCAGAGACGAGTATAGATAAGTTTAAGAAAGCAGGTTTTAAGCCTTTCCTTTTGGCTGCAATCCTATGGTGCTGGCTAATTGCTGGAGGTTATTGTCTGGCAAAGTATTTGGTGCCTATGCTGGGTGTTGGGTGTTAA
- a CDS encoding DUF4468 domain-containing protein: MKKLFLCAVMLLLAIGVNAQIMRAEELEKYAKEKYGEKWYDAAKSLTSQLQLDKNKALTYTQVIEAPEKTKTQLYVILNYWYSNTFGSGKSVIQLNDKEAGVIIAKGNVDAIASHTGGANSYTVNLTPIIKTDIKDGKVRITYTIPFYKVDKKIGGGFLGGMGGSRATLTEENWPIEQCFPFTEKDSHKKTSAKALVMAHAYSNVIMDKIEEAVKHGVAGNENDNW; the protein is encoded by the coding sequence ATGAAAAAACTGTTTTTATGTGCCGTTATGCTTTTATTGGCTATCGGAGTAAATGCCCAAATAATGAGGGCAGAAGAGTTGGAAAAATATGCCAAGGAAAAGTATGGCGAAAAGTGGTATGATGCTGCAAAAAGCCTTACAAGCCAGTTACAATTAGACAAAAACAAAGCACTAACTTATACGCAAGTTATTGAGGCACCAGAAAAGACAAAGACACAACTATACGTCATCCTAAATTACTGGTACAGTAATACTTTTGGAAGCGGAAAATCTGTTATTCAATTAAATGACAAAGAAGCAGGTGTAATTATTGCTAAGGGAAATGTTGATGCCATTGCTTCACATACAGGAGGAGCAAATTCATATACAGTAAATCTGACACCAATTATAAAGACTGACATCAAAGATGGAAAGGTGAGAATAACTTACACTATACCTTTCTACAAAGTAGACAAAAAGATTGGAGGAGGTTTCCTCGGTGGGATGGGTGGCTCTCGTGCGACTTTAACAGAAGAGAATTGGCCTATTGAACAATGCTTTCCATTTACAGAAAAAGACAGCCACAAGAAGACTTCAGCAAAAGCACTTGTCATGGCTCATGCTTACTCCAATGTAATTATGGACAAGATTGAAGAAGCGGTCAAGCATGGCGTAGCAGGCAACGAAAACGATAATTGGTAG
- the ftsZ gene encoding cell division protein FtsZ gives MADNNKIDILDFGEGDVADSIIKVIGVGGGGGNAVNHMYKEGIHDVTFVLCNTDAQALNDSPVPVHLQLGKEGLGAGNRPERARQAAEDTIEDIKHMLNDGTKMAFITAGMGGGTGTGAAPVIARVSKELGILTVGIVTIPFRFEGAKKIDQALDGVEEMAKHVDALLVINNERLREIYPELSLLNGFRKADDTLSVAAKSIAEIITVHGIMNLDFNDVKTVLKDGGVAIMSTGYGEGEGRVKQAIEDALNSPLLNDNDVYKSKKILLSINFNSDDKDNPGLTMEEMGDVTEFMNHFSADFELKWGLAIDPELDKKVKVTILATGFGIEDVDGMGSHIKKQTQEDAARQAEEEEKAAERRDRRDRFYKDNNNSQYKHRPHIYRFTADELDNEDVILAVENTPTYKRTKQMIKDIKRISNPEQDNEDNENKEDAVEGVISFV, from the coding sequence ATGGCAGACAACAATAAAATAGATATATTAGACTTCGGTGAAGGCGATGTTGCTGATAGCATCATCAAGGTCATTGGTGTCGGTGGTGGTGGTGGTAACGCCGTAAACCATATGTATAAAGAGGGTATCCACGATGTAACCTTCGTACTCTGTAACACGGACGCACAAGCACTTAACGACTCTCCTGTACCTGTTCATCTGCAATTAGGTAAGGAAGGTTTAGGAGCTGGAAACCGTCCCGAACGTGCACGTCAGGCGGCAGAAGACACTATTGAGGATATCAAGCATATGCTCAATGATGGTACGAAAATGGCATTTATCACCGCTGGTATGGGTGGCGGTACGGGTACTGGTGCAGCACCTGTCATTGCACGTGTCAGCAAGGAGTTAGGCATTCTCACCGTGGGTATCGTTACGATTCCTTTCCGCTTTGAGGGAGCAAAGAAGATTGACCAAGCATTAGATGGCGTTGAAGAAATGGCAAAGCATGTCGATGCCCTACTCGTTATCAACAACGAACGTCTGCGTGAAATCTATCCCGAACTGAGCTTGCTCAATGGTTTCCGTAAGGCTGACGACACACTGAGCGTTGCTGCCAAGAGTATTGCAGAGATTATCACCGTTCATGGTATTATGAACCTCGACTTCAACGATGTAAAGACAGTCCTCAAGGATGGTGGCGTGGCTATCATGTCAACTGGTTACGGTGAGGGTGAAGGTCGTGTAAAGCAGGCGATTGAGGACGCACTCAACTCTCCTTTACTTAACGATAACGATGTCTATAAATCAAAGAAGATTCTGCTCTCTATCAACTTCAACAGCGACGATAAGGACAACCCTGGTCTGACAATGGAAGAAATGGGTGATGTTACAGAGTTCATGAACCACTTCAGTGCTGACTTCGAGTTGAAATGGGGACTTGCTATTGACCCAGAACTTGACAAGAAGGTGAAGGTAACTATCCTTGCAACGGGCTTTGGAATCGAGGATGTTGACGGTATGGGTAGCCATATCAAGAAACAGACACAGGAAGATGCTGCACGCCAAGCAGAGGAAGAGGAGAAAGCAGCAGAGCGTCGTGACCGTCGTGACCGTTTCTACAAAGACAATAATAACTCACAATACAAGCATCGTCCACACATCTATCGCTTTACTGCAGATGAACTCGACAACGAGGATGTTATCCTTGCTGTAGAGAACACACCAACCTATAAGCGTACCAAGCAGATGATTAAAGACATCAAGCGTATCAGTAATCCTGAGCAAGATAATGAAGATAACGAAAACAAAGAAGACGCTGTCGAAGGCGTTATTAGCTTCGTATAA
- the ftsA gene encoding cell division protein FtsA has translation MAEFIVAIELGSSKITGIAGKKNLDGSISVLAVVKEDATQCIRKGVVYNIDKTGQCLTGIINKLRKQLKYEISQVYVGVGGQSIRSVRNVIVKDLPTDTIITSEMINELMDANRNMTYPDQEILDAVTQEYKVDNQFSLDPVGIKATRLEGNFLNILWRKAFYENLNNCFEKSGIAIAEMYLAPLALADAVLSEAEKRGGCVLVDFGADTTTVSVYYKNILRHLAVIPLGGNNITKDIASLQMEEKDAEAMKLKYGSAFTENNDIDNTMKYSIDAERTVESRKFIEIVEARISEIVENVWYQVPSEYADKLLGGIILTGGGMNLKNIERCIRNTTHVDKIRKANFVTHTISSSNADITAKHGDMNTILGLLAKGDMNCAGAEYNPTQNNLFNNENITVATPVEQPYTPTSNTRQGQGIVPTPEEKKKAEAERRKREEEERKQREEEEARERELEEEKRRNSFWNKFSRKIKDFGKTIISEDEE, from the coding sequence ATGGCAGAGTTCATAGTAGCCATTGAATTAGGCTCATCAAAGATTACAGGAATCGCTGGCAAAAAGAATCTTGACGGCAGTATCTCCGTGCTTGCCGTTGTAAAGGAAGACGCTACACAGTGCATTCGCAAAGGTGTCGTCTATAACATTGACAAGACCGGACAGTGCCTCACTGGCATCATCAACAAACTAAGGAAACAACTGAAGTATGAAATCTCTCAGGTTTATGTAGGCGTGGGGGGACAGTCTATACGAAGCGTTCGCAACGTTATTGTTAAGGATTTACCTACCGATACCATCATTACCTCAGAGATGATTAATGAGTTAATGGATGCCAACCGCAATATGACTTATCCTGATCAGGAGATTCTTGATGCTGTCACACAGGAGTATAAGGTTGATAACCAATTTTCTCTTGACCCTGTAGGTATTAAAGCTACTCGTCTTGAGGGTAACTTCCTCAATATCTTATGGCGTAAGGCTTTCTATGAGAACCTCAACAACTGCTTTGAGAAGTCGGGTATTGCTATTGCCGAGATGTATCTTGCACCTTTAGCCTTGGCTGATGCCGTATTGAGTGAGGCTGAGAAACGTGGTGGTTGTGTGTTGGTTGACTTCGGTGCTGATACAACAACAGTTTCTGTATATTACAAGAATATCCTCCGCCACTTGGCTGTCATCCCATTAGGTGGCAATAATATTACAAAGGATATTGCCAGCCTTCAGATGGAAGAGAAGGATGCCGAGGCTATGAAACTCAAGTATGGTTCTGCCTTCACTGAGAACAATGATATCGATAATACTATGAAATACTCTATTGATGCAGAACGCACAGTGGAGAGTCGTAAGTTCATCGAAATCGTTGAAGCACGTATTAGCGAGATTGTAGAGAATGTATGGTATCAAGTACCATCAGAATATGCTGACAAACTTCTTGGTGGTATCATCCTCACCGGTGGAGGTATGAACTTAAAGAACATTGAACGCTGTATTCGTAACACCACACATGTCGACAAGATTCGTAAAGCAAACTTCGTCACACACACTATTTCATCCAGCAACGCTGATATCACAGCTAAGCATGGTGATATGAACACTATCCTCGGCCTGCTTGCCAAAGGCGATATGAATTGTGCTGGTGCTGAATATAATCCAACACAAAACAATCTCTTCAACAATGAGAATATTACTGTAGCAACTCCTGTCGAACAACCCTACACCCCAACGTCTAACACAAGACAAGGACAAGGTATTGTACCTACTCCTGAAGAGAAAAAGAAAGCGGAGGCTGAACGACGCAAGCGCGAAGAAGAGGAACGCAAACAGCGTGAAGAAGAGGAAGCAAGAGAACGCGAACTTGAAGAAGAGAAGCGTCGCAATAGCTTCTGGAACAAATTCTCACGTAAAATAAAAGATTTTGGAAAAACAATCATTTCTGAGGATGAAGAATAA